Part of the Antedon mediterranea chromosome 6, ecAntMedi1.1, whole genome shotgun sequence genome, CCAATTatgaaataatacatatattccaagaaataaaatacacaCACTCCATCGTCATAAatgattcaatttaaaaaaatatattaagtcatcatatacaaatatatatttatttgatatgCTATATCTGAAATGCAAAGTGAAATACAGTTTATGTTAGAATATCTAATAGGTCATTAAATGGTACTAGATAATAGATTCCACATTTACTATCAAGTCATTTCTGTTTATTTGATGAAACACCTTTATAATGATGATATATATAATCTATAATGGTGCATATCATATAAAGTAGATTGAATAACACTTATATGATTTACAAAGGAGGATGCAgtcaaataattataattttaaataacataatgAAGGAATAATGCTAAATGGTTTCAAAgtgattttaatattaaataaaatctatatttatgagaaaaaaaaacagatgctatttatattattattctcCACACAGGAAAATCATATTTCATTAACTTTAAATTACACATTAGAAATTAGTTTTCctgttaaattataaaataaccaCTGTATAAGATGTACTACTGGTTTGCTGCTTGCTACATAAAGCTTAGAAATAAATAAGGCCAAAAAAATACTTGTTAAGTGTCACAACCCTCCcctgatttttttaaaatgtcaatgacCTATAAAAATATAGTACTTTAAGATTAAAAAACCTTCCCACCCTCCCCTGAAATGTATTCAGAGGTCGACGCTTatcaagtatgtttttttatttggcttttttttattcttactTTCATTGCATCAGCATATAAAACATACTCTTTTGACACAGGTGCAAATTCATCCATCTGAGTcacattctgaaaaaaaaaattacgaaaatttaaaaaaataaaaatatattttttgtgttgtctacactatcaaactagtttgacaaaaaaagtgtgatgtgcccaaatatggtagtgatatgacgttaTTGTGTCAATATATGGGCGCATTTTAGAGATTTTAGATAAGATACTCTATACTTCTGTGAATGATAAATGCACATAATGCATGGCTTagaaaaatacagtaaaacacctGAAGTGGACAATTTTAGGACAGaacagtgtccccttaatagggtgtcaAAGTGTagcattaaaacatatattgccacTTGTTATTTCAAGGAACCATGTCCCCTTATTAGGAGTGTCACTTGAATGGCTGACTGTTCCAAAGAAGGTGTTCAACTGTATTGTTTCATTATATTATACTTTTAATCACCTTTTGGGAACAGGATCACTAAAAgatgtttgaaaaataattagCTTTACATCAATAACACAAAGATTTAAAGAGAATGTCATAtctatagtatttatttctaaaatacTATATGGAAATATTAACTACAGAGGGCACACTACAATTCACAAGAGTTTGATGTTATTATATTGGACAAGATAACCATTATTTGGCATTGAACTTTGACCAGagataaatgtataaaatatgttCATTTTCATCCCAATTTCATGTAGCATTTtccaaccctggcactaggcctatataacactgtatattttaaaacaaacttctaatataaacatatacagtataatactaATGTATGTTTATCAAATTCTCCATACAATTCAATAATATGACAATCAAATAACATTTTGTGAATGAATACTAAATGACTGTGTAATATTAATGATAAACTATTACCTCAGTTTTAGTAGTTTCTGCACATTTCTCAAGGCATGTTGCTATACTATGTAATATATCACTGACATCTGTCTCTGAGTCTGACCAAAGTTCAAAGGCAGGAGCAAACGACTCAATATCACTTTGATACTCTGAAAAGAATTAATCAGAAAAGGAAAATATTACTTTACTGTTTTTGACAGGGTATAGTCCCAGGGGTCTGGGAAAAAAAATATGGTGAAAATTAGTCAATATTTAGACTAAATAAGGGTGTTTATAATCGGAAATGTGAATAATGATAACCAATATTGTCACcctaaaaaattatttgtttacatttttgtcttcttttattaaccttcatttttcatgtttttgggtgacaatacatctttaagtaatgATTTTCTATATtgcatttattaattttactcaaacaaaaaaataatccaTCACACTCAGGTACACAATATTATAAATTCTACATTACACAACAAGGTATCACgcttataaaatttaaatctttaaagctaaaataaaattagctttttactaaattattaattCTGATCGAAACATAACCCTTCTATAAACTGGTTCATAACAATATAGAAAGGCAAAATAACATGgaatttaattcattttgaaaaaaatatgttaacaaTATGATGCCTGCTTTgtgaatcgatttatttttgaTAGTGCTTGATAATAtgcctaaataaaataataaataatttaactttagGGAAATGTATAGTAAATCaactcaatttttttttcagttcaaTTAATGAACACACCAATTTGTTCTTTAAAAATTCGCTGTGAAATTCTATCTACTGATGCCATCTTTTGGCCAAACTGGTCAACGTAATCCGCCATAGTCGTGAATTCTGGACTGCGATTTCTAAGGCGATAAGATTCAGCTGTAGTCTTGACTGAAGTTCCAACACGGCTTACAAGACCTTTTGCATATCTTCTATGTGTTTCAAGttcctataaataaaataataaatatttaatatgatttttgttATTCTTCATTCAGACTTTCACACACACATTAGTAACGTGTTCTGAATAATTGTTAAAGCATACACTTAGTACTGTTAAATCTAAAATACAGATAACTCTACCAAAatcagaatttttcaaaagtcCAACATTTgtggaaaatatatattttggttCAGTCCCAATCAAGGGAGTATGGACAGTCCAAGAGTGTATGGCCAGTTCAAAGGTGTATGATTAGTTCAAGGGTGGAGGTCAGTCCAATCAAGGGTAGATAAGTCAGTCCAGTCAAGGGTGTATGGCCAGACCAAGAAAGAATTGGTCAGTTTAATCAAGAGTGTATGGCCAGTTCAAGGGTGTATGGTCAGTCTAATCTAATGATGTATGGTCAGTCTAAATGTGTATGGTCAGTCGAACAGTGTATGGTCAGTGAAAGAGTGTATGGTCAGTCGAACAGTGTATGGTCAATTGAACAGTGCATGGTCATTCCAAGTTTGCATGGTTTTGGAAGAGTTAACTGTATTGAAATATACCTTCTAGTCTAGTACTGTAAGACTTACATTACTTTGAAAGAAGGGTATTACAGTACAAAAACATGCAAGTACAAAATCTGTAAGAATATATAGATAGTATTTAGTAGTTGGTAgtagaaaacaaataattttaccCATGCCTTAGCCGTTAGAAAAATCTGGAAACTCTCATTGAATGACAATGTTGCATGTTCAGCGATTCTAttcaaaaatgaatttaaagcCGTTTCTCGCATGTCCAAGAATTCGGTGCTAAAACGGGAAAGACgtatatttgttttttcaggTAATGGCTGGAAGAAAtgaattaaacaatattaattataaaatgtatgacttttttattaaaacaaaactaCTAATTAACTGCACACAAGCAAATGGACTGAGAATATGGAGTTTATTTCATTCAACCCTTAATGGAATTTCTAATAAATTAAGACACATATATACTAAAAAATGCTACAGAGGCTAGAATGGGTTGCAAGatctttaaaaattacaagGCCAATTTATATAGGCTTCTTAGGGTAGAGTAAGGTGGGTGCTAGTTGAAAATGAAGGTGGCAGGTAGTGACCATTGCAAACTCCAGAAACCACAATAATTCATGTAATAAATATGACATGCTGGTCTTGTACATCTGCTGATATTAATGGGTTAAATTAAACACTGTGTTTAAGCCAATTTGGGATAATACACAGTAGAACCAAgaggacacctttgggaccttTGTCCTAGGTACTGGATGTCCCAAAAAGAGGGGTTCTTTACTGTAATCTTAAAATTAGATATTTgaagacatttttttatatacagtagacaAAACTTACGGGTATAAAATGAGTTGGATGAGCCTGTGTGAGCTTTTGACGAAGCCACACAAAATCTTGGAAACGTCTTCTTACAGCAAATTCACTATTGTCAAAACAGCTTCTTGTTGTCTGTGAAAACACAATTAAGTTTAGTTACCAATGATAATAAAGGATAAtgaagaaattaaaaatgtgATTGATGTTTAATGTAAAAAGAATTCTACTGTTGTGAACTAAGTAAAAACTTATTAGTTATTTAGGAGTTTTCGCCACAAGTAAGAAAACATTAACTTTAACGCTATTTCCCAAAATGCAACGTGTAAGCTCCGCTCACTTTATAAACAAATTGATCTGCGCGTGCCCAAGTTTTACAAAAAACTTTAGTTACGTGTGTCGAGAACCCTATTAATTACAAGCCAACACTTTTACAAGGCTGACCTTAGTCGTTACTCTGTATGTAATGTACACATCAAAGTTTCCCGAATGTTTTTCACGATTATCAACAGTTACAAATAAATCCTTGGCATCTGAATCTGTATCAACTTTGATTGAACCTGCAAGAGCTTTCGTTGATGCTGCATCACTCTCAGCGCCTCCTCCTGGTGGTGTTTTCCGACTGAAATTCTAAGAGAAAAGGTCAAATTGAACAAGATATTTTATCCACCAGTCAAGTACTTAGTAGCTTAGTATTGTACCAAACTTAGCTTAGTTAACTTGCTGTTAAAGCAAACATCAacagtaagtaggcctatatatcgtTAATTTAGGAGATTTATCgcaacctaaaaaaaacatcccTCTTCTAGACTAGGCAAATGATgagtaaaaaaatttaaaaacttgaaaTTGCAGAAAAAAATCCTTGTTTGTGCAAGAAAATTTTTGCGGAATTTCAAATTAAGCAAGAAACTCTTTGCCGCTTGCATACTTTCAgtttgcgcaaatcgttcaaattgCGCATTACATAAGCATTTTAACCGACCAATCAGAACTGTCTGAGCTGCActgctatataggcctagctactcGCAATTACCTAGCTACAACTGCCCtctctagctagcctagctagtactagCATAGCCTAGCTATATGGAGGGCTAGGCACTTGGCCTAGCCTTATACTAGTTTAGCcaagtagcctagcctagtatgTATTgtaagtagcctaggcctagagtatcGGAGGtaaaggcctaggctagtagtagtaggctaagTCTAGTAGTAgactagctaggcctggccctagcctagcctagctataataataaagtatgaaaattaaattaattaaaaatgacatttacTAGAAGAACCGTAATCAATTTACCACAATGTCTACTTCTTCGTCTTCGTCTTCATCATACGATGGCATCCTCAAAGGATCTTTAAAACCATCTCTGTTTTGATCGCCGCCTGCCATATCACCGTCCGCCATATTGATACGGCCAActagacaaaattgtaattaGTACTGTATACTCTAAACACCCCGCGGTCGTTTCTTCAACGAGTTTACTAAAGAGGGCGTACTTTGTAAACACAAAAAGTTATTCTCTACATACACGCATCAcacacaaatattttaaaggaaattcttaaaataaatcATGTCTACTCCCAGTCCAAGTGGAGGCCAAGGTTATTTTAAAAGACGAATTTTGCATTCTATTATTTTAGATATATCGGATTGAAATCAGTAAAAACTTAAATTTCTAGCCCTAGTACTAGGCTTAGGAAAGCCCAGCCTAATAATTAACTACGGGCCGAAACTAGCCCTCTCTGGCTGGGATATATAGTATAGGAGCAGACTAGCTAGCTGGGTAGGCACATAATTATATCGCTAGTGTCATTattgactaggcctagctaagcatGGTTGATGTTCTTTCAATTATCAGGCTTACTGAATCTCTTATTTATTCAAACAAACAGAACAACAGAATTTAACAATATTGGAGAATTTAAGAATGAAAAAGATGCGGATGATGCAGGGACCACTTCCAAACACCGGCGGGTATGTATATGGCGATGTACCAATAAACTATGCTATCTATTTCTAATTGCAATATGTTACATTACCTTTAGTTTATCATTATCTTCCtttgtattgtacagtactaccatacttcttgttatttttatgatgataaataaaaatgaatacttttttttaatatattttg contains:
- the LOC140052295 gene encoding sorting nexin-7-like isoform X2, with the protein product MADGDMAGGDQNRDGFKDPLRMPSYDEDEDEEVDIVNFSRKTPPGGGAESDAASTKALAGSIKVDTDSDAKDLFVTVDNREKHSGNFDVYITYRVTTKTTRSCFDNSEFAVRRRFQDFVWLRQKLTQAHPTHFIPPLPEKTNIRLSRFSTEFLDMRETALNSFLNRIAEHATLSFNESFQIFLTAKELETHRRYAKGLVSRVGTSVKTTAESYRLRNRSPEFTTMADYVDQFGQKMASVDRISQRIFKEQIEYQSDIESFAPAFELWSDSETDVSDILHSIATCLEKCAETTKTENVTQMDEFAPVSKEYVLYADAMKNVLKKRDAIQMEYEQCLDELNRKKNEREHVKITDQNYSFAAFMGRDPTEVKEEKSSKLDTQIAKLQKQLEVLNDRTEVANADLKADMDRWHKIKRKDIKGLFVNWAERRTNYYESCLSAWEEVIKTLQSKKQDDHIDTPDSNEPASETSDPEILEYPVQNS
- the LOC140052295 gene encoding sorting nexin-7-like isoform X3, with product MADGDMAGGDQNRDGFKDPLRMPSYDEDEDEEVDIVNFSRKTPPGGGAESDAASTKALAGSIKVDTDSDAKDLFVTVDNREKHSGNFDVYITYRVTTKTTRSCFDNSEFAVRRRFQDFVWLRQKLTQAHPTHFIPPLPEKTNIRLSRFSTEFLDMRETALNSFLNRIAEHATLSFNESFQIFLTAKAWELETHRRYAKGLVSRVGTSVKTTAESYRLRNRSPEFTTMADYVDQFGQKMASVDRISQRIFKEQIEYQSDIESFAPAFELWSDSETDVSDILHSIATCLEKCAETTKTENVTQMDEFAPVSKEYVLYADAMKNVLKKRDAIQMEYEQCLDELNRKKNEREHLQKQLEVLNDRTEVANADLKADMDRWHKIKRKDIKGLFVNWAERRTNYYESCLSAWEEVIKTLQSKKQDDHIDTPDSNEPASETSDPEILEYPVQNS
- the LOC140052295 gene encoding sorting nexin-7-like isoform X1 produces the protein MADGDMAGGDQNRDGFKDPLRMPSYDEDEDEEVDIVNFSRKTPPGGGAESDAASTKALAGSIKVDTDSDAKDLFVTVDNREKHSGNFDVYITYRVTTKTTRSCFDNSEFAVRRRFQDFVWLRQKLTQAHPTHFIPPLPEKTNIRLSRFSTEFLDMRETALNSFLNRIAEHATLSFNESFQIFLTAKAWELETHRRYAKGLVSRVGTSVKTTAESYRLRNRSPEFTTMADYVDQFGQKMASVDRISQRIFKEQIEYQSDIESFAPAFELWSDSETDVSDILHSIATCLEKCAETTKTENVTQMDEFAPVSKEYVLYADAMKNVLKKRDAIQMEYEQCLDELNRKKNEREHVKITDQNYSFAAFMGRDPTEVKEEKSSKLDTQIAKLQKQLEVLNDRTEVANADLKADMDRWHKIKRKDIKGLFVNWAERRTNYYESCLSAWEEVIKTLQSKKQDDHIDTPDSNEPASETSDPEILEYPVQNS